TCGTAGTCCTTCGGGACGTAGTCGCCGCGGGCGCCGGGGCCCTCTTCCGGGCGGGTCGAGTTGGTGAACACGACGTCCGGCTTGTCGACGGCGAGGCGGTCCATCACCCGGTTCGACCAGTCGTTGCACTGGTAGTACTTCTGTCCGAACCAGATGAACACGTGACTCGTGGTCAACGCGCAGCCGACCTTGAGGTAGGTGGTCACCTTGAATCCGCGTTGCTTCCCAATGGCGTCGAGCGCGGTGATCCAGTACTCGGCGTGCGAACCGCCGACCAGCGCGACGGTCCGGGCGGCATTCTTGTCGCCGTAGACCCCGACCTTGATCGAGGGGTCCTTCCACCCGCTGATCACCGAGTCGTACGACGTGATCGGCCAGTCCTTGTCGACCACCTCGGGGCTCGGCTGCGGATCGACCTTCGGCACGGGCGCGCCGTCGAGGTAGGCGCGCGCACCGGGGTAGAGCCGGGGGTCCAGGTTCTCGGTGTTGACCGTCGCGTTGGCCGCGTTGCGTTGCCAGATGACGACCGTCGAGCCCGCGACGATGGTGGAGATCAGGATCACTGCGAGCAACGACCGCCGATACCGCGGGCCGAAGGAGATCCCCTTCCCCGCACGCAGAGGTGCCTCGATGAACTTTGTGGTCGCCCAGGCGAGGACCGTCGAGACCGCGAGGATCGCGGTGCCCTCCAGCCAGTTCACGTCGTCCTGATAGCGCCAGGCCAGATAGAAGATGAGCAGCGGCCAGTGCCAGAGGTACAGCGCGTAGGCGATGGATCCCAGCCACACCAGCCGGGGGTGTGCCAGCCCGACGCTGACCTGACTCGGTCCGGCGGTCGGCTCGGGTCGGGTGGCCGCCGATCCGGTCCAGATCAGCAGCAACGTCGCGCCGACGGGCACCAGGGCGAGCATGCCGGGGTACTGCTGCACACCCGCGATCCACCACCCACACGTGATGATCAGCCCGAGCGCGACCACACCGAGTGCGTTGCGCATCCACGGCCGTAGCGCGACGCGCGGCATCCAGACCGCGAGCAGGCCACCGACGAGCGGTTCCCACAGACGCGCGACGGTGTCGTAGTAGTTGAAGGGCTGATTCACCGAATGCCGGTAGTTGGCCCACGCGAACGACAGCACCGCGACCGCGAGCAGGGAGAACCCGACCACGCCGCGGATCACCGACGGGTTGGCGAGCGCCGGCAGACGCCGCGACAACGCCCGCAGAAGGCCGCCCAAGGCCAGCGCGCACACCAGCGTCAGGACAAAGAACTGGCCCTGCATCGACATCGACCACAGGTGCTGCATCGGGCTGTTGGCCGAGTCGGCGGCCTGATAGTCCTGTGAATCGAAGGCGAGGTGCCAGTTCTGGTAATACAGCGCACTGGCCTGGACCTCTGCGCCCAGGGGGCCCCACCGTGTCTTCGGCATGACCAGGGCGATCATCGCGGTGATGAAGACCAGCACCACCAACAGGGCGGGAAGCAGACGGCGCAGGAGGCGCCAGAGCCGCGGCCACGGGTTGATCGCCGTGCTCCACGGCACCGACGCCGGTTGGGTCGCCAGGACGTGCTTGAGCAGGGATGCGACGAAGAAGTAGCCGGACAGCGTCAGGAACACGTCGACGCCGCCGGACACCCGCCCGAACCAGACATGGAAGATCGCGACCAGTGCGATCGCGATTCCGCGCAGGCCGTCCAGATCCAGCCGGTAGCCGGAGGTGTTTCCGGTCGCGGCGTCCTCGTTGGGCGTCGCGGTGGTGGTTACGGCCGTGCTCACAGGCTGCGATGCTACTTGGCCCGGCCCGGGTTTCCGGTGACCAGCCTGCCGACGTCACAGTAGATCTCCGCGAATCGGGCATGCATTTGCGCGCGCTGCGCGTAACCCTTCAACACCACTCCCCGCCACGGCACGCTGACGCCGACACCACACCGGAGAACGACAGAGGGGACCGACATGGCACATGAGGGAAAGAAGAGCGTGGCGATCGTCGGGGCGGGGCTGGCCGGGACCAGCGCCGCGCTCGGCTTCACCGACGCCGGTCACGACGTGACGCTCTACAGCGACCGCGATCGGGAATCGTTGCGCGACAAGGTGCCCCCGACCGGAGTCGGCGTCCTCTTCGGCAAGCCGCGCGAGTGGGACGCCGAGATCATCGACGACCTGTACGAGGTCGGCAACACCACCGGCATCAGTGTCCGGCTGCACTCGGGCAGCGGTGACGACCGTGCCGATGTCCTGGAGTTCAATCCCGACTACGGCTACGTCGCGCAGGCCGTCGACCTGCGCCTGCGCGCCGACGATCGGCTCGAACGATTCCTGGACCGCGGCGGGCGTTTCGAGGTCGCCTCGGTGGACGTCGACCGGCTCGACGAGATCGCCGGCGCGCACGATCTGACCCTGGTGGCCACGGGCAAGGGCGGATTGTCGGCGCTGTTCCCGGTCAACGAGTCGCGCTCGCACTACCGCGAACCGCAACGCAAGCTGCTCCAGGTGACGCTGACCGGCCTCGACCACGGGCCCGGGTCCTTCGCCTACCGCAGCAGTGCGGGCGGCGACCATTCCCTGTTCAACCTCGACAGCGAGAACGGCGAGGTCTTCGTCGGACCGTTCCTGCACAAGGATGCCGGCGCCACCTGGTCGTTCATCGTCTTCGCCAAGCCAGAAGGCGCGTGGGCGCCCAAGGTGGACGAGGTCACCGACGCGTCGTCGGCGCGCCAGGCGATCGTGGACATCTTCACCGAGTACTTCCCGGCCGACGCCTCGGTCATCGAGCAACTCCGGATCATCGAGTCCGACCCGGTGTCGTGGCTGAAGGGTGCGGTCACCCCGACCGTCCGCCACGCCGTCGCCACCACCCGTGGTGGTCATCCTGTCGCCGCGATCGGCGACACCGCCATCGCGGTCGATCCGGTCGCCGGCCAGGGTGCGGCGAACACACTGATCCAGGTCGCCGAGCTGGTGAAGGCCGCCAAGGAGCACGACGGCGCCTTCACCGAGGATTGGCTGGAGGCCGAGTTCGAGAAGCACTGGGAGCGGCGCGGCCGGGCTGCCGTCGAGGTCACCCGTCTCTACCTCGGCGATCCCGATTACGCGACCCATCTCGAGTTGTCGTTCCCCGCTGCTGCCGTCGACACCAACATCGCCGCCGCCCTGTTCGGACTGCTCTCGGACCCGAATCCGCTGTTGACCCTGGAGACCCGCGACGACGTACTGGCGTTCATCACCGCTGTGGCGGGTGAACCCGCCGACGACGTGCTCGGTCGGTTCGAGCCGGCCGGCCGCTTCGCCTCGGCGACGGAGCCGGCGGCGGTGAGCTGACATGTAGTGGTGCCGCCCACCCTCGCGTTTACCGCTCCGTTGTACGGGAACACTCCACCGACGGACCGGCATCTGCTGACGGCCGCGCAGCGGACACATGACGAAAGGGGGCACCGATGGCACACACGCACGAGGCGCCGGACGGTGGCGATCGATCCGAGCTACCCGAGTCCGACGTACGTCTCGCCCGGGAGACGGTGGACGAACTCGAGGACAAGCATGTGAGTATCCCGGAGACCGGTGATGACACGCAGGTCGATCCATCGGCGGCGACACACTCCGGCACCGACGATCCGTCGTCGGACAAGGCCGGGGACGCCGAACCGCCGGACTGATCGACCGCGAAAGGACTCACATGCAGCTCTCCACACGCCGGGTCCCCGTCTCGGCGACCCTGCCGTCGCCGCGCGGCCCGCTGTCCGAACGCGTCATCGACGCTCTCCATGACGGCACCGGGATGCAGGGGCCACCGCTCACCGACGGCGTCGACCCCTACGGCGATGATCTCCAACTCGCGCTGTACGTCGCCTACGAACTGCATTACGCGGGCTTCGTCGGCGTCGACGCGGATCGTGAATGGGATCCCGAGATCCTCGGCTTTCGTCGCGACCTCGAACGTGTCTTCCTGGATGCGGTGCGCGCCGAGGTCGGTCCCGCCGAGGACTTCTCGACCGCGCAGACCGAGATGAATCGGCTGTGTGCCGAACCTGCCGACGGTGACGGTGTCTCGTTCCGCCTGCGCGACAACGGGACCTGGGATCAGTTCCGCGACATGTTCGCGATGCGCTCGCTCTATCACCTCAAGGAGGCTGACCCGCACGCCTGGGCGATTCCGCGTCTGCGAGGAGCCACGAAGGCCGCGTTCGTCGCGGTCGAGTTCGACGAATTCGGCGGTGGCCGAGGAGATGCCGTCCATCAGGAGCTGTTCGCGGATCTCCTCGATGCCGCAGGCCTCCGGTCGGACTACCTCGGCTATCTCGACGTCGCGCCCGGATGGGCGCTGGCGCCGGTGAACCTGATGTCCTGCTTCGGTCTTCATCGGTCGCTGCGTGGGGCGACGGTGGGGCATCTCGCCGCCACCGAGATCACCTCGCCGCCCGGTTCGCAGCGGCTGCTGTCGGGGCTGGAGCGCCTCGACGCCCCGGAGGAGTGCCGACACTTCTACCGCGAGCACGTCGAGGCCGACGCTGTGCACGAGCAGATCCTGCGCACCGACGTCGTCGGTGAACTCATCCGCCTGGAACCCGAGTTGGAGGCCGACGTGGTCTTCGGCATCCGTGGATTCCTGGTGGTGGAAGACGCCTTCGATGTGGGACTACAGAAGGCGTGGCAGGACGGCTGCGTGCTGGGCTGACGACTCCCGAATCACTGACGCCCGAATCAGTTCTCGTCGGTGCGGCGTCGTCTGCGATGGCTGGTGTCGCACAGTGGATATCGACGACTGCGGCCGCACGCACAGACCGCGACCATGAAACGGTCTGACTCGACGTGCGAGCCGTCGGGTAGTTCGATGTCGACCGGTCCGGCCACCAGGACGGGCCCGCCCCGGACCACCCGGACTCGGGTCGGTTCGGATGCGGAGCTCATCGCCGCTCGTCCGATGCCGATGCCGATGTCGACGGTGCGGCGGGGCGATCCGCGCGGATGACCACGAGTTCCTCGCTTCGTCGTCCCGGCTCGAGGAGTCCGATCTGCTCGAGCCACTCGGCACGCGCGGTCATCACCGGTCCGAACGGGATCGATCGCCGTTGCACCACGGCGGCTTTCAGTCTGCCGCGGCGCAGAGCAGCGACAGATGCTGTCGCGTCAGCGAATTCGGACTGGACGATGAGCAGTGTGCCGCCAGGATTCAGAAATCCCGCCGCGCTCGCGCACAGCGGGTCGAGCACCGATCGGCCGTCGGGTCCGGCGTCCCAGGCATGCCGGGGGCCGGCGCACTCGACGATCCGATCCGCTTCAACCGGTGTCGGGACGTACGGGGGATTACAGGTCACGAGATCGAAGGTGCCGTGCTCGGCCAACTCGCCGAGCTCACCGTGCACGACGGTGACCGGTGAGCCCTGGCAGCGCAGCGCGGCCGAGGCGACCGCGTTCGTGCACGAGTCGATGGCGAGCACAGACGCGGCGCCGAGCCGTGCGGTCTCCAGGGCGACGACCCCGGATCCCGTGCACAGATCGGCGGCGCGCGCTCCCGGTGCAGATCGGCTCGCACGTAAAGCATCGATCAACAGCGCCGAATCGTGCTGTGGCTGGTAGACCGCGTGCATGGTCGTCGAGGAAGCGAGTGCACCGGGTGCGGGCTGGTCACAGCTGAGGGTCATGCGCTACTCCAGGGGTGGGGACAATGGACGGTCCGGTCGACGAATCCTTCCCGGTCCCATCGTTGGTCGTGTCGCGGAACGAGTTCCCGCTCGTGGGCCGGGTCAAACACGTGGGTGGGTGGTCGCGCGTCGACATGTCGAGATTCGTTGCGATGGTTGTCGGGCACTGTCGCGGGGTACGCGAAGACCATGCAGATCGAACGCACCGCAACGCGACTCGACGGTGTCCGCATCGTCACCGAGACCGGCCCACCGTGCGCGGCGACCGAACGCGCGGAAGCGCGCGTTCGCCAACTGGTCGAGGACGAGGGGATGAGGTTTCGCGACACCATCGTCACCGAACACACCACGTTGCAGATGAGCCCGTACGACGATCTGGACGCAGGCCTGGTCAGTGAACCGCGGGACGACCTGGAGGCAGTGGTCTTCGTGACAGAGATGCCGCGTGTCCGGGGGCGGCAGGTGGTGGTCGCCGAGGTCGATCATCAACGTTCTGCCGCGGTGATCTCGGTGCCCTCGCTCGGGCCGCTTCCGGGCCGTGCGCTCGCGACCTGCATCGCCGCGATCATCGCCAGACTGCGCGGTAGGTCGAATCGCGGCACCGGGCCGACGGTAGGCCGCTGGGTATCCGACGACGGCGACGGTTCCACCGAATACCTGGTGTGTGGCGGCGCCGTGAGCCGCGCCCGCGTGGTCCTCGGCATGGTCGGGGGCAACCGACCGTGGCGGCTGATCCCGACGCTGACCGGCTTGACGGCCGCTGCTGCTGCCGCGGCCTCGTTCGGCATCTTCTTCTCGTCCATCTGGTCGATGGCGAACTCGCTGAGTGCGTGGCGTCTCTCCGCGATCTCCCTGTTGTCAGTGGCGCTGACAACGGCATGGCTCATCGTCAACAACAAGCTGTGGGAGCGGCGCGGGGACATGTCGAAGTGGCGAGCGAGACTGTTCAACACCGTGACCGTGTGCACGGTGCTGTTCAGCTCCGTGGTTCTCTACGTCGGATTGTTCGTGGCCACGCTGGTGGCGGCGCTGTTCGTTATCGACTCGTCGTTCATGGCGGATCAGCTCGGATTCCCTGTGAACGTCGGAAACTACGTGCTGCTCGCGTGGCTGGCGACCTCGATGGGCATGTTCGCCGGCGGACTGGGATCGAGCGCGGATAGTTATGATGACGTGCTGCGCGCCACCTATGGTCACCGGGAGCGTAAACGTCGGCGACGTGCCGGCAAGTGATGGTGCAGGGTTTTGCTCAGGACCGACAAGGGTAAGACTGACACGAGACGAGAGTCATCTCGTGTGTGAGGAGAGACCAGTGACCGATAACCGCAGCACCACTGATGACAGTCAGGTCATCGAAGAGCTGGCGCAGTCGGCGGATGCACCGGTTGAACTGACGGTGCCCCCGCGTGCCGACAGGCTGCAGATTGTTCGAGCGGTGGTGGAGCGGACGCTCTTCGCGGATGACTGGACGATTGACGACGTCGCCGATGTGCAGCTGGCCGTCGACGAGGTCTGTTCTCAGATCATCGCGGCGTCGGTGGACGGTCGGTCCTTGGGCGTCGGGCTGACGATCGGTCCGGCCGGGTGCATCGGACGGATCACCGGTTCCATTGAATCCGGAATCGACATCGACACAGCAGGATTCGGATGGCATGTGGTGGAGGCCGTGACCACCGCGCACTCGATCAGCTACGTCGAGACCGGAGCGTATCGAGAGGTCACGGTGCGGTTCGGCAAATTCTTGTCCGCACCGTAACCCCTAGATCGTGTCGCTCAGGTCATCGTGGTGGCGCTGAGCTTCGCGCTCGCAGCGGTCACCGAGTCGAACAGTGCGATGGTGCCATCCAATCCACAGGCTTCGACGGGACGTGCGACCGACCGGTCGCACGCGACGGCTACCGGGATGTGGCTATCGGCGGCGTCGGCGCAGAAGCGATCGAGAATCGCCAATCCGGCCGCGCTCATGAAGGTCACGTGGAGGAGATCGAGAACCACACATTCCGGATGTCGCCCGGCGACGCGGTCGAGCGCGGCGGCGAAATCGGCTGCGTTCGCCATGTCGATCTCACCCGAAAATTGTTGCACGCAAAATGTTTTGCTTGCGGTGAGTTGACCTGTCGTTCGCCGCGCACTGCTGGACGGGATCAACGAGGTGTGAAAAGACGTGTTCGTGTCTAGATTCATGCGCGTGTTCCGCCTCGTTCCTGATCGTACGAGTGCGATGTGACACGCCTACTGCGGTCACACCGCCGCAGCTGTTGGCTGAACCGCTGATTCAACCGTACGGTGCCGCCCGCCGGTCTTCAAGTGGAAAGTTTCGGTATGGCCCGCCCGGGGTACGCGCTAGCGTGGTGTCAGCCCACACTTTCGCCGTTCGACACCTGATCGGAGGTCTGCTTGCCGTCGACACCTGAGGACGAGACTGCACCGCGGAAGACCGCGGGGGCAGCACTCGGGGGGACGACTACGGCGACGTGGTCATCGCGATCCAGAAGTTGCGTGACACGACCGACGAACAGATCGGACGTCAGATGCGTGCGGAGATCGTGGAACGGTGCCTCCCGCTCGCCGACCATGTGGCGCGACGGTTCACCGGTCGCGGGGAGTCGTTCGACGACCTCGTCCAGGTCGCCCGGATCGGCGTCGTCAACTCGGTCGACCGGTTTGATGCGGAGCGTGGCGGGAGCTTCCTGTCCTTCGCGGTGCCCACGGTGATGGGCGAGGTGAAGCGGCATTTCCGCGACACCATGTGGTCGATCCGGGTGCCGCGACGCGCCAAGGAGGCATCGTTGAACATCAACAAGGCGAGCGATGAGTTGGTGCAGCGACTGGGTCGGTCGGCCCGCCCAAGTGAACTCGCCGAGTATCTCGACATGCCACTCGATGAGGTGATCGACGGCTTGATGGCCCGCTCGGCCTACAACGCAGTGTCCATCGATGCCGAATCGGATGACGATGAGGGACGCTCCATCCGTGACACGCTCGGGGAGGACGACGTCCACATCACCCAGATTGATGAAATCGTCACGCTACGACCGGCATTGGATCATCTGCCGGAGCGGGAGCGGCGCATCATCACTCTGAGATTCTTCCATGCCATGTCGCAGAGCGAGATTGCCGCCGAGGTGGGCATCTCGCAGATGCACGTGTCGCGGCTGCTGACCCGCACGCTGTCTCAACTGCGCGATGAACTGACCACGCAGCGTGACGATTAGGAGCTCGATTCCTCGTCATCGCGATCATCGGTATGGACCAGTTCCGGTGCAACCTCACGTGTCGCCATTCCGCCCTGCCCGTTGTTGTCGACGGGGCCGGGTGCTTGGTCCTTGGGCGTGGAGTCCGTCGGACGATTCTCGTTCCGCTCCGTGGCATCGTCGTGCGTCATTTCGGCAACCTCTCGTACTGGCGTCGTGTCGAGCTCGGCTTGGTCGAAATCGGGCGTGGCATCACGGCTTCAGGATCACCTTGACCGCACCATCGGCCTTACGTTGGAAGATGTCGTAGGCGTGCGGTGCCTGATCGAGCGGAAGTTCGTGTGTGGCAAAATCATCCACTCCGAGTGGGTCGTCGTCGCCGAGCAGTGGCATGATCGACGGTACCCACTTCTTCACATTGGCCTGACCCATCCGGAGCTGAATTTGCTTGTCGAACAACGTCAACAACGGTAGCGGGTCGGCGGTACCGCCATAGACGCCACTGAGTGAGATGGTCCCGCCGCGCCGGACGATGTCGATGGCCGAGTACAACGCCGCGAGCCGGTCGAGCCCCGTGTACTGCATCAAGGGTTCGGCCACCATGTCCGGTAGATGGCCGATGAGGCTCTGGATCGTCTTGGCCACCGGGGAACCGTGCGCCTCCATCCCCACGGCGTCGATGACGGCGTCGGTACCGCGCCCGTCGGTCAGGTCGCGGATCGCATCTCCGAGATCATCCACCCCGTCCAGATCGATCGTCCGGATCCCGCGTGCCGCCAGGCGTGCCAGCCGCTCGGGTACGCGGTCAACCGCGATCACCTCGGCTCCCTTGTGAGTGGCGATCCGGGCGGCCATGTCGCCGATTGGTCCGAGGCCCAGCACGGTGACCGTTCCGCCCGGCGGGATCGCGGCGTACTCCACCGCCTGCCACGCGGTCGGTAGGACGTCGGACAAGTAGACGTAGCGCGAGTCCGGTGCCTCATCGGGCACCTTGATGTGGGTGAACTGCGCCTGCGGTACCCGCAGATACTCGGCCTGACCGCCCGGGACCGAACCGTACAGTTTCGAGTAACCGAACAGAGCCGCGCCCATGCCCTGCTCGCGCACTTGCGTTGTCTCGCACTGGGTGTAGAGCTCCAGCGAACACATGTGACACGACCCGCAGGAAATCTGGAAGGGGATCACCACCCGATCGCCGACAGCCAGATCGCCGACGTCGGAGCCAATCTCCTCGACGACACCCATCGGCTCGTGGCCCAGGATGTCGCCCGGCTCCATGAACGCGCCGAGGACCTCGTACAGGTGCAGGTCGGATCCACAGATATTGGTCGACGTCACCTTGATGATGGCATCTGAGGGCTCTTCGAGCTTCGGGTCGGGAACGGTCTCCACGGTCACGTTCCGCTTGCCCTGCCAGGTCACTGCACGCATCGGTAATCCTCCTCGGCGGGTCACCGCTTCCACGGCGACCCGTTCGGACATGTGGTGTCCGTGTGCCCGACCGGTGGACACGTCAAACCTGTCGGGCCCCCGAATACGCTTTCTCCCCGCCTGTTCCGGGTTGCGGACAGAATCAGGCGAACGAAGCGCGGGTGGTGCGGAGTCGTCTATCGGTGGCGGGACGGCGCCGGCGGAGCGGTGCGCGCGATGTCGCGGTCAGCTGCGCGTGTCAGCGGCACAGTCGTCCCGTGCTTGCGGCTCGCGTCACGCACCTTCCGCGTGCGCATCATTGGCCTCGCGGGTGATGATCTCGACGACCTGCCGGAATGCCGGAGTGCGGGAATCGACGATCGAGACGTGATTCTCGCCGGGCATGATCACCGAGTAGGCGTCGCCGTCGGCCGCCTTGACCGCGCTGACGTACCTGGTCGCGAGGACCGGTGGAACGACCTTGTCATCGGTACCGGCGACGGCCACGACGGGTGTGTTCGGGTCGATGTTCTGGATCGGGTCGACCGACGTATAGCGATCGGGCACCTCGGCCGGCGTCCCACCCATCACCTTCACGATCCGGTCGTCGCCGAGCGCAACCGCCCGCCGCATGTCGAGCGGGCCGGCCAGCGAGATCACATGCGTAGGCCGGAACTCGGGCTTTGCGCCAACTTCGTCGCTGTTGAGCTTGTGCCGCGTGCCGCCCCACATCGCGAGCTGTCCGCCGGCCGAATGCCCGACTACGACGGCATTGCGATGATCGAGCTGAGGGATCTGGCGGTCGATGTCGGGCACCATGTCCAGTGCGGCGGCCACGTCGGTGAAGGTCGTCGGCCACCCGCCGCCGCTGCCCACGCGCCGGTACTCGACGTTGAGCACGCCGAGTCCGCGTTCGGCCAGATGCCGGGCGAACGGTTCGAAGCTGTCGGCACCTATCTGTGACTGCCAGGCACCGCCGTGAATGAGGATGACCAGCGGCGTCGCGTCCTCCTGGGCTTCGGCGGGTAGATAGAGATCCATCCAGTTCTGCTCGGGATCAGGTTCCCCATCGGGTACCGCGTAGACGTATCGACGTGCGGTGATCGGGGAGTCGGCGGGCAGATTGTTCAGATCCTTGAGCGCCGCGCGAGGGGTCTCCCGATGCGGCTCGGGCACGTTGGCCGTGGAAGATCCGGTGGCGCCCTGTTCGGGTGATCCATCCGTACAGCCGGCAAGGCCGATCGTCAGGGCGAGGACGGCGGTGGTGACGAGAAGGCCTCGCCGAGTGCTGGTCACCCGGTCATTGTGCCGGAGAAATCGGACAACCCACGTAGCGCGCCCGCAAATCGCGGGTCGGCATATCCGCCGGTCGAGTCGCCGAGCAAGCGTGACCCGGGCGATCTCTCTGTTGGTCGAGTGGCCGAGCGAGCGTAGCGAGCCCGGCGTATCGAGACCGACCGAGACCTTGTGGCAGGCTGAAGCGCGATCGGACGGCGCAGGCGCCGCCGGAGGCAGTCGAAAAGGGCGAGAACATGGCGAAGAGTGGGTGGACACCGGCGCAGGCGCCGAGGATGGCGGGCCGGACCGTGGTGGTCACCGGCGCAAACTCGGGTATCGGGTTGGAGACCGCGCGGCACCTCGCGGGAATGGGTGCGCACGTGGTGATGGCGTGCCGCAACGTCGACGCCGCGACCAGCGCACGCGCCGATGTCCTCGACACAGTGCCCGGCGCGCTCGTCGACATCGTCCAGCTGGATCTGGGCGACCTCGCATCGGTGCGCAAGGCGGCCGACGAGATCGGCAACTCCTACCCCGCCGTCGATGTGCTGATCAACAACGCCGGAGTGATGGCGGGACGTCGTGAGCTGACCGCCGACGGCTTCGAGATGGACTTCGGTACCAGCTTCCTCGGCCATTTCGCGCTGACGGGCCTGCTGCTCGACTCCCTGTTCGCGGCGAAGGCGGCGCGCGTCGTGACGGTGGGCAGCAACGCTCACCGCGCCGGCGAGGTGGATCTCGACGATCTCGGCATGGACGAGACGTTCAGCACCTCACGCGCCTATGCCCGGGCGAAGTTCGCCCAGTTGGTGTTCGCGGTCGAGTTGCAGCGCCGACTCGGCGCGAGCGGGCACACGACACCGATCTCGGTCGCCGCTCACCCGGGCGCTACACACAGCGGCGTGATGCGTGATTCGGGCCGGATGTTGTTGTGGCTGTTCACCACGCCGTCGCTGCACTGGTTACGTAGGACGTTCATCATGGAGGGGCCGGAGGGTGCGTTGCCGTCGCTGCGGGCGGCCACCGACCCGGGCGTGATCGGCGGTCAGTATTACGGACCGTCGGGTCCCATGCAGTTCACCGGCCCGCCGACGCTGGTGGTGCCGAGTCCGCGGGTGTTCGATGCGGAGCTCGGAAACCGGTTGTGGGACAAGGCGGAGGAGCTCACCGGGGTCACGTACGCGTTTGCGCGGTGAGTGGTCTCGATACGCCGGGCTCGCTGCGCTCGCACGGCTACTCGACCCACCCGCTGATCGAGTAGGTGAGGAGCGTAGCGACGAGGCGTATCGAGATCACGTGTCGCACCGACCTACTCGACCAGCGACGGACCCACCGCACCCAGCATGGCCAGCTTCTGGTGGCTCTCGCTGCCCGGTGTCGCCGTGTACACCAGCAGGCCCTGTGACCCGTCGGGATCGAGCAGGGTCTGGCACCAGACCTCGATGAGCCCGAGTTCCGGGTGCAGCAGACGCTTTCGACGATCGCTGAGACTGGTCGCGACGTCGTGACGACTCCAGAGTTCGGTGAACTGCGCGCTCTCGGCCAACAACGCGTCGGCGACCTCGGCGGCGTGTGACTTCGGACCTTCGCGGGTCACCGCGGCCCGCAGCCGCGCGGTGTGCGCCTTGGCGTGGTGATCGTGGTCGTCGGACGGAAAGCGTTGTCGGGTGACCGGATCGGTGAACCACCGATAGGCGATGCTGCGCCGAAGTCCCGTGAAGTGGGTTTCGTCGCCGACCAGCGCGACCGCCGGCGCCGTCTGCAGCAGCGTCTCGCCGGCGCTGTTCACCACCATGGCCGGTGTGTCGGCCAGCCGGTCGACGATCCGCATCATGCCCGGACCCACGTGGTCGGGGATCGACTTGCGCCCCGGAGCGTTGTGCCCGGCCAGTCGGAACAGGTGATCCCGCTCGTCGAGGGACAGATGCAGGGCGCGGGCGAGGGCGGCGAGCATCTGCTCCGACGGATGCGGTCCGCGTTGCTGCTCGAGCCGGCTGTAGTAGTCGGTCGACATCCCCACCAGCAGCGCGACCTCTTCGCGACGCAACCCATCAGTGCGTCGGCGGGTACCGAGCGGCAGGCCGACGTCGGCCGGTTGCAGCGCCGCACGTCGATTCCGCAGGAACTCGGCCAGCCCCGCCCGGTCGATCGCCATCCGATGATCCTTCCTGATCTGCACTGACTGGTCGCCCTCGTGGTGACTCCACTGT
This sequence is a window from Gordonia insulae. Protein-coding genes within it:
- a CDS encoding styrene monooxygenase/indole monooxygenase family protein, which encodes MAHEGKKSVAIVGAGLAGTSAALGFTDAGHDVTLYSDRDRESLRDKVPPTGVGVLFGKPREWDAEIIDDLYEVGNTTGISVRLHSGSGDDRADVLEFNPDYGYVAQAVDLRLRADDRLERFLDRGGRFEVASVDVDRLDEIAGAHDLTLVATGKGGLSALFPVNESRSHYREPQRKLLQVTLTGLDHGPGSFAYRSSAGGDHSLFNLDSENGEVFVGPFLHKDAGATWSFIVFAKPEGAWAPKVDEVTDASSARQAIVDIFTEYFPADASVIEQLRIIESDPVSWLKGAVTPTVRHAVATTRGGHPVAAIGDTAIAVDPVAGQGAANTLIQVAELVKAAKEHDGAFTEDWLEAEFEKHWERRGRAAVEVTRLYLGDPDYATHLELSFPAAAVDTNIAAALFGLLSDPNPLLTLETRDDVLAFITAVAGEPADDVLGRFEPAGRFASATEPAAVS
- a CDS encoding CDGSH iron-sulfur domain-containing protein, with translation MSSASEPTRVRVVRGGPVLVAGPVDIELPDGSHVESDRFMVAVCACGRSRRYPLCDTSHRRRRRTDEN
- a CDS encoding acyltransferase family protein, which produces MSTAVTTTATPNEDAATGNTSGYRLDLDGLRGIAIALVAIFHVWFGRVSGGVDVFLTLSGYFFVASLLKHVLATQPASVPWSTAINPWPRLWRLLRRLLPALLVVLVFITAMIALVMPKTRWGPLGAEVQASALYYQNWHLAFDSQDYQAADSANSPMQHLWSMSMQGQFFVLTLVCALALGGLLRALSRRLPALANPSVIRGVVGFSLLAVAVLSFAWANYRHSVNQPFNYYDTVARLWEPLVGGLLAVWMPRVALRPWMRNALGVVALGLIITCGWWIAGVQQYPGMLALVPVGATLLLIWTGSAATRPEPTAGPSQVSVGLAHPRLVWLGSIAYALYLWHWPLLIFYLAWRYQDDVNWLEGTAILAVSTVLAWATTKFIEAPLRAGKGISFGPRYRRSLLAVILISTIVAGSTVVIWQRNAANATVNTENLDPRLYPGARAYLDGAPVPKVDPQPSPEVVDKDWPITSYDSVISGWKDPSIKVGVYGDKNAARTVALVGGSHAEYWITALDAIGKQRGFKVTTYLKVGCALTTSHVFIWFGQKYYQCNDWSNRVMDRLAVDKPDVVFTNSTRPEEGPGARGDYVPKDYEDIFAQFRDRGQRVVAVRDNPWAHGKLKPPECLAEGKKPQVCGVARDLALAPTDPALAIAADFPNMNFLDYSNAMCGPAYCPAVVGNILVWHDYHHLSATFVRSLIPAVDADLGKSLQWW
- a CDS encoding methyltransferase, with protein sequence MTLSCDQPAPGALASSTTMHAVYQPQHDSALLIDALRASRSAPGARAADLCTGSGVVALETARLGAASVLAIDSCTNAVASAALRCQGSPVTVVHGELGELAEHGTFDLVTCNPPYVPTPVEADRIVECAGPRHAWDAGPDGRSVLDPLCASAAGFLNPGGTLLIVQSEFADATASVAALRRGRLKAAVVQRRSIPFGPVMTARAEWLEQIGLLEPGRRSEELVVIRADRPAAPSTSASASDERR
- a CDS encoding ATP-binding protein; its protein translation is MTDNRSTTDDSQVIEELAQSADAPVELTVPPRADRLQIVRAVVERTLFADDWTIDDVADVQLAVDEVCSQIIAASVDGRSLGVGLTIGPAGCIGRITGSIESGIDIDTAGFGWHVVEAVTTAHSISYVETGAYREVTVRFGKFLSAP
- a CDS encoding iron-containing redox enzyme family protein; the protein is MQLSTRRVPVSATLPSPRGPLSERVIDALHDGTGMQGPPLTDGVDPYGDDLQLALYVAYELHYAGFVGVDADREWDPEILGFRRDLERVFLDAVRAEVGPAEDFSTAQTEMNRLCAEPADGDGVSFRLRDNGTWDQFRDMFAMRSLYHLKEADPHAWAIPRLRGATKAAFVAVEFDEFGGGRGDAVHQELFADLLDAAGLRSDYLGYLDVAPGWALAPVNLMSCFGLHRSLRGATVGHLAATEITSPPGSQRLLSGLERLDAPEECRHFYREHVEADAVHEQILRTDVVGELIRLEPELEADVVFGIRGFLVVEDAFDVGLQKAWQDGCVLG